From the genome of Ananas comosus cultivar F153 linkage group 18, ASM154086v1, whole genome shotgun sequence, one region includes:
- the LOC109724109 gene encoding scarecrow-like protein 9, which yields MVLDSRLRELSGMFSGLTYDDHSAGENSMARVRLNESQPFLDHNTYKNFPQMVPVANSNGDFSSNICKFNEGDGPEDCEIISDIALNYISRMLMEEDIDEKVSTYQEEAALRAAAKPFYDILGQKFPPSPVRPPLLGSPNDSSNSNYAHSGCFSGSSGVADNCWFQDSTNYKQSQAYPVSFDYRSQPSKSSSSNGSNAVESFEEPLITSGRVPEFLIESLPAWQFRKGVEEAQKFLPSSDKLIIDLEATGISFCRELRKGNQRVNKVKAEAGEKESPSFTSKVRKNPNSEDLDLMEGRSNKQFAVFSEEPLRSEMFDMVLLCQGEKSSKKVTDLQELMKNEANKSSSENVQTKGSAGGARPRGRKQNRKEVVDLRTLLIHCAQAVAADDRRTANELLKQLRQHSSPNGDGSQRLAYCFADGLEARLAGTGSQIYHKLVAKRTTATDMLKAYHLYLAACPFKKVSHFFSNQTILNVAEKAKKVHIIDFGIFFGFQWPCLIQRLSKREGGPPMLRITGIDVPQPGFRPTERIEETGRRLAEYAKKFKVPFEYQAIASKWETIRVEDLKINKDEVLIVNCLYRFRNLIDETVAVDSPRNRVLNTIRRMNPEVFIHGIVNGSYSAPFFVTRFREALFHFSALFDMLETNVPRENEQRLLIERDLFGREALNVIACEGSERVERPETYKQWQVRNLRAGFEQLPLNPEIMRKAKEKLRTIYHKDFVIDEDSRWLLQGWKGRIIYAVSTWKPNVL from the coding sequence ATGGTTTTGGATTCCCGGCTCCGCGAGTTGTCCGGCATGTTCAGCGGCCTAACGTACGATGATCACTCCGCCGGAGAGAATTCAATGGCTAGAGTTAGATTAAATGAGTCCCAACCCTTCTTAGATCATAATACCTACAAGAACTTCCCCCAAATGGTCCCTGTTGCGAATTCAAATGGCGATTTCTCGTCCAATATTTGCAAATTTAATGAGGGGGATGGCCCCGAAGATTGTGAGATCATATCGGATATCGCCCTCAATTACATAAGCCGCATGCTCATGGAAGAAGACATTGATGAGAAGGTAAGCACTTACCAGGAAGAGGCGGCCCTTCGAGCTGCCGCGAAGCCCTTCTATGACATACTGGGCCAGAAGTTTCCGCCTTCGCCAGTGCGGCCGCCGCTCTTGGGAAGCCCTAATGACAGCAGTAACAGCAATTACGCGCACTCCGGTTGTTTTAGCGGAAGCAGCGGAGTGGCGGATAATTGTTGGTTTCAAGATTCTACAAATTACAAGCAATCGCAGGCTTACCCTGTATCATTTGATTACCGTTCTCAGCCTTCGAAAAGCTCCTCAAGCAACGGAAGTAATGCAGTTGAATCGTTCGAAGAGCCGTTGATAACCTCAGGGCGGGTACCTGAGTTCTTGATTGAGAGTCTTCCGGCTTGGCAGTTCCGGAAAGGAGTAGAGGAAGCTCAAAAGTTCCTCCCTAGTAGCGATAAGCTGATTATCGATTTAGAGGCTACTGGGATCTCTTTCTGTCGGGAGTTGAGAAAGGGTAATCAACGTGTCAACAAGGTAAAGGCGGAGGCGGGGGAGAAGGAATCACCAAGTTTTACTTCCAAAGTTAGGAAGAACCCGAATAGCGAAGACTTGGATTTGATGGAAGGGAGGAGCAACAAGCAATTCGCCGTTTTCTCAGAGGAGCCCCTCCGGTCGGAGATGTTCGATATGGTCCTACTTTGCCAAGGTGAGAAGTCCTCTAAGAAAGTTACTGATCTGCAAGAGCTGATGAAGAACGAAGCTAACAAGAGCAGCTCCGAGAATGTCCAAACTAAAGGGTCGGCTGGCGGGGCAAGGCCGAGGGGAAGGAAGCAAAACAGGAAGGAGGTGGTGGATTTGAGGACTCTCCTTATCCATTGCGCTCAGGCGGTAGCGGCTGACGATCGCCGGACGGCCAACGAGCTTCTGAAACAGTTAAGGCAACACTCCTCGCCGAACGGGGATGGGTCCCAGCGGCTGGCGTACTGCTTTGCCGACGGGCTTGAGGCCCGCTTAGCTGGCACGGGCAGCCAGATCTATCACAAGCTAGTGGCCAAACGGACAACGGCGACCGACATGCTGAAGGCCTACCATCTGTACCTCGCGGCATGCCCGTTCAAGAAGGTCTCTCACTTCTTCTCCAACCAAACGATCCTCAACGTGGCGGAGAAGGCCAAAAAGGTTCATATTATAGATTTCGGTATCTTCTTTGGATTCCAGTGGCCCTGCCTTATTCAGCGGCTTTCCAAGAGGGAGGGCGGCCCCCCCATGCTTCGGATCACCGGTATTGATGTGCCCCAGCCGGGCTTCCGCCCTACAGAACGGATCGAGGAAACTGGGCGGCGGCTGGCGGAGTACGCTAAGAAATTCAAAGTACCTTTTGAATATCAAGCCATTGCTTCAAAGTGGGAAACTATTCGAGTTGAGGATCTCAAAATCAATAAGGACGAGGTGCTTATTGTGAACTGCTTATATCGATTCAGGAATCTTATCGATGAGACGGTGGCGGTGGACAGTCCCAGGAATAGGGTCCTCAACACTATAAGGCGAATGAACCCCGAAGTCTTTATTCACGGGATTGTTAATGGCTCGTATAGTGCTCCTTTCTTTGTGACGAGATTCAGAGAGGCTCTATTCCACTTCTCTGCGTTGTTTGATATGCTCGAGACGAACGTGCCGCGGGAGAACGAGCAGAGGCTGCTTATCGAAAGAGATCTTTTTGGAAGAGAAGCCCTTAATGTGATAGCTTGCGAGGGGTCAGAAAGGGTGGAGAGGCCGGAGACCTACAAGCAGTGGCAAGTGAGGAACCTCAGGGCTGGGTTCGAGCAGCTGCCGTTGAATCCGGAGATCATGAGAAAGGCGAAGGAGAAGTTGAGAACCATTTACCACAAGGACTTTGTTATCGATGAGGATAGCCGGTGGCTGCTGCAGGGCTGGAAGGGAAGGATCATCTACGCGGTCTCGACTTGGAAACCTAATGTTTTATAA